Proteins encoded by one window of Ktedonobacterales bacterium:
- a CDS encoding DUF488 domain-containing protein: MSQVGNVQVKIKRVYDPPAVEDGQRVLIDRLWPRGLKREDARLDEWLRDIAPSDDLRRWFGHDPARWEAFQARYRRELADAERQAALEKLRERVRRGPLTLLFAAKDAEHCNAQVLRSLLEEEQAGAG, from the coding sequence ATGAGTCAAGTTGGTAACGTACAGGTCAAGATCAAGCGTGTCTATGATCCGCCAGCCGTAGAAGACGGGCAGAGAGTGCTGATAGATCGCCTCTGGCCGCGCGGGCTGAAACGCGAAGACGCCCGGTTGGATGAATGGCTGCGTGATATTGCCCCCAGCGACGATCTGCGCCGCTGGTTTGGGCATGATCCGGCGCGCTGGGAAGCGTTTCAGGCGCGCTACCGCCGCGAACTGGCGGATGCTGAGCGTCAGGCGGCGCTGGAGAAGCTGCGCGAGCGGGTGCGGCGCGGCCCATTGACGCTGCTCTTTGCGGCGAAAGACGCTGAACATTGCAACGCTCAGGTCTTGCGCAGCCTGCTGGAAGAGGAGCAGGCTGGCGCTGGTTGA
- a CDS encoding alpha/beta hydrolase, whose translation MAAAFPPEEQHSQRIIRSWLPAPYRQELAYRVAGNGQPVVFLHGLWNSSGAWERALDLFSPHYRLYAPDIPGHGQSPARLPWRLREIAALLGAWMRSLKMPPATIVGHSMGGALAIMLAAAEPQLIDRLVLVNAAGLPMQRPFLRAVMSAGLGFTNRQNARYTSRYGDPRRVQALAVWQAMDEALACDVRPDLRLIRCPTLIIWGLRDPLLPAQSAVVLQRLIQDAELVMLPNVRHHPSRQVPDAFDSILGDFLGRWHASLQSAEQVGD comes from the coding sequence ATGGCCGCAGCGTTTCCCCCTGAAGAGCAGCACAGCCAGAGAATCATTCGTTCCTGGCTGCCCGCGCCCTATCGGCAGGAACTGGCCTATCGAGTGGCGGGCAATGGGCAGCCTGTCGTCTTCCTACACGGCTTGTGGAACTCTTCGGGCGCGTGGGAGCGCGCCCTCGACCTCTTCAGCCCCCACTACCGGCTCTACGCGCCCGACATCCCAGGACACGGCCAGAGTCCGGCGCGGCTGCCCTGGCGGCTGCGCGAGATCGCGGCGCTGCTGGGCGCCTGGATGCGCTCGCTGAAGATGCCCCCGGCTACCATCGTCGGGCATTCGATGGGCGGCGCGCTGGCGATCATGCTGGCGGCAGCCGAGCCGCAGCTAATAGACCGCCTGGTCCTGGTGAATGCGGCGGGGCTGCCCATGCAGCGCCCTTTCCTGCGGGCAGTGATGAGCGCCGGATTGGGCTTTACCAATCGCCAGAACGCGCGCTATACCAGCCGCTACGGCGACCCACGCCGCGTGCAGGCACTGGCAGTCTGGCAGGCGATGGACGAGGCGCTGGCGTGCGATGTTCGGCCTGATCTGCGTCTCATTCGCTGCCCCACATTGATTATCTGGGGTCTGCGCGATCCCTTGCTGCCCGCGCAGAGCGCCGTCGTGTTGCAGCGATTGATTCAAGACGCCGAACTGGTGATGCTGCCCAACGTTCGCCACCATCCCTCGCGCCAGGTTCCCGACGCCTTCGATTCCATCCTGGGAGATTTCCTGGGGCGCTGGCACGCTTCCCTTCAATCCGCTGAGCAGGTTGGCGATTGA